A part of Escherichia marmotae genomic DNA contains:
- the feoB gene encoding Fe(2+) transporter permease subunit FeoB, whose translation MKKLTIGLIGNPNSGKTTLFNQLTGARQRVGNWAGVTVERKEGQFTTTDHQVTLVDLPGTYSLTTISSQTSLDEQIACHYILSGDADLLINVVDASNLERNLYLTLQLLELGIPCIVALNMLDIAEKQNIRIEIDALAARLGCPVVPLVSTRGRGIEALKLAIDRYKANENVELVHYAQPLINEADALAKVMPSDIPLKHRRWLGLQMLEGDIYSRAYAGEASQHLDAALARLRNEMDDPALHIADARYQCIAAICDVVSNTLTAEPSRFTTAVDKIVLNRFLGLPIFLFVMYLMFLLAINIGGALQPLFDVGSVALFVHGIQWIGYTLHFPDWLTIFLAQGLGGGINTVLPLVPQIGMMYLFLSFLEDSGYMARAAFVMDRLMQALGLPGKSFVPLIVGFGCNVPSVMGARTLDAPRERLMTIMMAPFMSCGARLAIFAVFAAAFFGQNGALAVFSLYMLGIVMAVLTGLMLKYTIMRGEATPFVMELPVYHVPHVKSLIIQTWQRLKGFVLRAGKVIIIVSIFLSAFNSFSLSGKIVDNINDSALASVSRVITPVFKPIGVHEDNWQATVGLFTGAMAKEVVVGTLNTLYTAENIQDEEFNPAEFNLGEELFSAVDETWQSLKDTFSLSVLMNPIEASKGDGEMGTGAMGVMDQKFGSAAAAYSYLIFVLLYVPCISVMGAIARESSRGWMGFSILWGLNIAYSLATLFYQVASYSQHPTYSLVCILAVILFNIVVIGLLRRARSRVDIELLATRKSVSSCCAASTSGDCH comes from the coding sequence ATGAAAAAATTAACCATTGGCTTAATTGGTAATCCAAATTCTGGCAAGACAACTTTATTTAACCAGCTCACCGGGGCTCGTCAGCGTGTAGGAAACTGGGCTGGTGTTACCGTCGAACGTAAAGAGGGTCAGTTCACCACTACCGATCATCAGGTCACCCTGGTGGATCTGCCCGGCACTTATTCTCTGACCACCATCTCTTCGCAGACTTCGCTGGATGAGCAAATCGCCTGTCACTACATTTTAAGCGGCGATGCCGATCTGCTGATTAACGTGGTGGATGCGTCTAACCTTGAACGTAACCTTTACCTGACGCTGCAACTACTGGAGCTGGGTATTCCGTGCATCGTGGCGCTGAACATGCTCGACATTGCCGAGAAGCAAAATATTCGCATTGAAATTGATGCCCTGGCGGCGCGTCTTGGCTGCCCGGTGGTTCCACTGGTCTCCACTCGTGGTCGTGGTATTGAAGCGCTGAAACTGGCAATTGACCGCTACAAAGCCAACGAGAATGTAGAACTGGTGCATTACGCCCAACCGCTAATCAATGAAGCCGACGCACTGGCGAAAGTGATGCCGTCCGACATCCCGCTGAAACATCGCCGCTGGCTGGGTCTGCAAATGTTGGAAGGCGATATTTACAGCCGCGCCTACGCTGGTGAAGCATCGCAGCATCTGGATGCTGCTCTCGCCCGTCTGCGTAATGAGATGGACGATCCGGCGCTACACATTGCCGATGCGCGTTACCAGTGTATTGCCGCCATCTGTGATGTGGTGAGCAACACCCTGACGGCAGAACCCAGCCGTTTCACCACTGCCGTAGATAAAATCGTGCTTAACCGATTCCTTGGTCTGCCGATTTTCCTCTTTGTGATGTACCTGATGTTCCTGCTGGCTATCAATATCGGCGGGGCGCTACAACCGCTGTTTGACGTCGGTTCCGTGGCGCTGTTTGTACATGGTATTCAGTGGATTGGTTACACACTCCACTTCCCGGACTGGCTGACTATCTTCCTCGCCCAGGGCCTGGGTGGTGGCATTAACACCGTTCTGCCACTGGTGCCGCAAATTGGCATGATGTACCTGTTCCTCTCCTTCCTGGAAGACTCCGGATATATGGCGCGTGCGGCGTTTGTGATGGACCGTCTGATGCAGGCGTTGGGATTACCGGGTAAATCTTTTGTGCCATTGATTGTTGGCTTCGGTTGTAACGTGCCGTCGGTGATGGGCGCGCGAACCCTTGATGCACCGCGTGAACGCCTGATGACCATCATGATGGCTCCATTTATGTCCTGCGGCGCACGTCTGGCAATCTTCGCGGTATTTGCGGCTGCGTTCTTTGGGCAGAACGGCGCGCTGGCTGTGTTCTCACTGTATATGCTGGGTATCGTGATGGCTGTGCTGACTGGCCTGATGCTCAAATACACCATCATGCGCGGTGAAGCGACGCCGTTTGTCATGGAGTTGCCGGTATACCACGTACCACACGTTAAGAGCCTGATTATCCAGACCTGGCAGCGTCTGAAAGGTTTCGTTCTGCGCGCCGGTAAAGTGATTATCATCGTCAGTATTTTCCTGAGTGCCTTCAACAGCTTCTCGCTAAGCGGGAAAATCGTCGACAACATCAACGACTCAGCGCTGGCTTCTGTCAGCCGTGTGATCACCCCGGTCTTCAAGCCGATTGGTGTACATGAAGATAACTGGCAGGCAACGGTTGGCCTGTTCACGGGTGCCATGGCGAAAGAAGTGGTGGTGGGTACGCTCAACACCCTCTACACCGCAGAAAATATTCAGGACGAAGAGTTCAATCCGGCGGAATTCAACCTTGGTGAAGAGCTGTTCAGCGCGGTAGATGAAACCTGGCAGAGTCTGAAAGACACCTTTAGCCTTAGCGTACTGATGAACCCAATTGAAGCCAGCAAAGGCGACGGTGAAATGGGCACCGGGGCGATGGGCGTGATGGATCAAAAATTCGGTAGCGCGGCAGCAGCTTACAGCTATCTGATTTTTGTCCTGCTGTATGTACCGTGCATCTCGGTAATGGGCGCCATCGCTCGTGAATCAAGCCGTGGCTGGATGGGCTTCTCCATCCTGTGGGGGCTGAATATCGCTTACTCGCTCGCCACCTTGTTCTATCAGGTTGCCAGCTACAGCCAGCACCCAACCTACAGTCTGGTGTGCATTCTGGCGGTGATCCTGTTTAACATCGTGGTCATTGGCCTGCTGCGTCGCGCGCGTAGCCGGGTTGATATCGAACTGCTGGCAACGCGCAAATCGGTAAGCAGTTGCTGCGCAGCCAGCACCTCTGGCGATTGCCACTAA
- the feoC gene encoding [Fe-S]-dependent transcriptional repressor FeoC: protein MASLIQVRDLLALRGRMEAAQISQTLNTPQPMINAMLQQLESMGKAVRIQEEPDGCLSGSCKSCPEGKACLREWWALR from the coding sequence ATGGCTTCGCTCATCCAGGTGCGTGATTTGCTGGCGTTACGGGGCCGTATGGAAGCGGCCCAAATCAGCCAGACGCTGAACACTCCACAACCGATGATTAACGCAATGCTGCAACAACTGGAAAGTATGGGCAAAGCCGTGCGGATTCAGGAAGAACCTGACGGCTGCCTCTCCGGCAGTTGCAAAAGCTGCCCGGAAGGAAAAGCCTGTCTGCGTGAGTGGTGGGCGTTGCGTTAA